The genomic stretch GTGGAGCCCGTGACGATCGTGTCCGCACAGGTGGTCTGAGGTCGGTGACCTCACCCGCGTGGCCCCCGGTGAGGCCACGCGGTCACTCATCCGGGGCGCGACCAGCGCTCTTCTTCTGGATCACCACGCCTGGCCGGGGTCCCTCTTCAGGGCCCGGCCAGGCCTCCATGGGCGCAATCGCGGAGTCCACCGCGACCGCTCGGCCGCAGGTCACCCTCAGCGCCCCCGATCGAGCAGAGCGTCGGCCAACCGCCGTACGCCGTGCGGCAGTTCGGCGGCATCGGCCCGTGATCCGCTCCTGGGGGGATCCTGTGACGGTCGGCCCGATGGCTCCTGGGACTGATCGCCACTGAGTACACTCTGTGACCCGTACGGGACCAGGTGTGTCGGTGTGGGCAGGGAGTGGGGCGGTGCCGGTGACACCGGAGGCCGGTTACAGGGTCGGGGGTCGGTATCGGCTGCAGGAGCCCATCGGCCAGGGCGGGATGGGCGTCGTCTGGCAGGCCCGGGACGAACTGCTGGACCGGCGTGTCGCGGTCAAGTGCGCCCGCCCGGACGACGCCAAGGCCGCCCAGCGACTGAAGAAGGAAGCGCGGTACGCCGCGCGGCTGCACCACCCCAACGTCGTAGCCGTGTTCGACTATGTCGCCGAGGGCGACGCCTGCTGGATCGTCATGGAGTACGTGCCCTCGCGCAGCCTGGCCCAGCTGATGGCCGAGCGCGGACCGCTCTCCCCTCAGGAGGCCGGCTCGATCGGCGGCCAGATCGCGGCCGCGCTGGCGAAGTCCCACGGCGAGGGCGTGGTGCACGGCGATGTGACGCCGGAGAACATCCTGGTCACCGATGACGGCGTGGCCCGGCTGACGGACTTCGGGATCGCGCGGGCCCTGTGGAGCGAGGTCACCCAGACCGGCACGCACACCACGACAGGCACGGTGCGCGGCAAGCCCCGCTATCTCGCCCCCGAGGTGGCCAAGGGCAAGGCGCCGGACGCGAAGGCCGATGTGTTCTCCCTCGGCGCCAGCCTGTTCGCGGCGGTCGAAGGCCGCTCGCCCTACGGGGAGTTCGAGCACGTCATGGGCTACCTCGCCAGGGCCCTCGAAGGACATGTGGACGCCCCGCAACAGGCGGGCCCGCTCACCGCACCGCTCACCGCGCTGCTGCAGGTCGAGCCCGGGAACCGCCCGGACGCCGGCGAGGCACGCAGCCTGCTCACGCGCGCCGCACCGCCGCCCGCGCACATCCAGGAATACGTCCAGGAGCACCAGCGCCGGAGCGGGCAGGGGGCCGCGCAGGCGACGCTTCGGCTCCGTCCTACGCTGGCCCTGCCGTCCCTCACGATGTGGCTGCCGCGGAAGCTGCGTGGCCGGCTGACTGGCCGGCGCCGCGCGCTGACGGTCACGGCGGCGGCCCTGGCCGTGGCAGGACTCGCGATCGGACTGCTCGCTCTCTTCGGCGCTTGGCCGTTCGGGCACAAGGGCGGCACCGGGCACCGTTCCGACGCCAAGCCCTCGGCGACGGGGCAGGCTCAGGCCGGTGCCCTGGGCGACGCCCCGAGCGCCGACCCCTGCAAGGTGATGGACGCCGCGTCGCTGAGCCGTTTCGGTCACACCGAACTAGCCCCGGCCTACGGACAGTTGAGCCGGTGTGACGTACTGGTGCTGAACTCCGGCGGGGACGAGATCGCCGACGCCGAGGTCGACTTCAGCAGTGATCTCCAACAGTTCGACAGTGACGTGGCCGTCAGGAAGGTCAGCAACGTCGAAGTCGCCTCCCTGAAGCGGGACGGGGACCAGTGCCTGCGGTTCATCACGACCCCCGACCGCAAGCAGATCGTGGTCAACGGCAAGCGGGACGGAACCGGCGCGCCCGACCCTTGCGCCCTGTCCGACGCCGCCGTCGACTATGCGGTCACGGTGCTGGACAAGGGCCCGGTACCCCGGCGTTCGGCCGTGTGGCCCGCCGACTCCCTGGGCCGACTGGACGCCTGCGCCGTGCTGGACCCGGCCACGCTCAAGAAGGTCCCCGGCCTTGAGCTGCGGCCCAAGGATCACGGCTTTGCCGACTGGACCTGTGACTGGGCGAGCCCTGACGGTCAAAGCGCCTATGTGCAGCTGCAGTTCACGCAGGACAACGACCTGTCCGACAATGGACGGCCCGCGCGGGTGGCCGGAACGACCAGCTATGTCTCCCCCAAGGAGGAGGGGGACGACAGCTGCGTCGTCTACACACCGCACCGTACGTTCACGGACTCCGTCGGCGAGCGGACCATCGAGCTGTTCCGGCTGACCCTCAAGGAACAGGGGCAGCAGAACGCCAAGGTGTGCGACGACGCCAAGTCGGTCGCGGGCGCCGCCGTACAGAACATCGAGAAGAGGCTGCCCGCGAAATGACCCGGCCCGCAAAATGACTCTGACCGGACAATGAGCCTGACCGGACGACAGACCCGCCCCGGAATACGAACATGACACAGACGCCGACCGGCATGACACAGCCACCGACCCGAGTTCTCCCCGCCACCCACGGCAGCCTCGCGCGCGGCGTCTCGGCGCCGGTGACGGGCACGCTCTTCGCCCTCGCGCTCACCGGCGGCATCACACTCCGGCCGGGGGAGGGACGCGAGGTCCTGTTCGGCCGCAACAGGCCCGAGGTCCACGTCTGTCTGGGCGAGGACGATCCGCGCGTCAGCCGCCACCAGGGCACGCTCACGCATCGGGACGGCCGGTGGTGGCTGAGCACCAGCGGGCAGCTGCCGATCCGCTGCGCCGAGGGCCGTCTGCTCTTCCGCGGCGAGGAGCCGCTCCCGCTGTCCACCGGCTACACCCCGCTGTTCGTCCAGGGCTCGCGGGGACGCGAGCACCTGCTCGAGGTCTTCGTCACCGGCGCCGACGACGAGCCTCCGCGCCCCCGGCACGCGGACGTCACCCGCCCGCCGCGGGTGTGGGTGCTGACCGAACAGGAGAAACTGGCCCTCGTCGTACTCGGCCCGCGCTATCTGCTGCACGAGCCGAGGCCGCAGCCCCTGACCTGGAAGCAGACGGCAGCCCAGCTCGTCGACTTGCAACCGGGGGCGAGCTGGACGAACAAGCGCGTCGAGCACATCGTCAACGCCGTGCGCGCCCGGCTGTCCCGCGATGGAGTGCCGTATCTGACCCGCGAGGAGGTCGGCGAACCGGTCGGCAACGCCCTGAACGACCATCTCCTGTGCGCCCTGCTGACCTCCACGACTCTCGTCCCGATGGACCTGGCCCTCGTCGAGGCGACCTGACCCCGACGCCCCGCCCGCGAGCCACCGCGGACCACCGGGCCCGGGACCCCTCCCGACCGCTGCGCCTACGCTCCCCGCCATGCCCACCTCATCACGATGTGCGCTCCGGACCGCCGTCCTGCTCGCCGCCGCAGCGGCCATGGGCGCGACCGCGTCGTACCCGTCCTCCGCCTCGGCCGCCGCGCACCCGCGGCTCGTCGTCACCCACGGCGGCACCACGGCACACCCGGCCGTGTACGACGGTCACGGTCACACCGTCGCCGGCATCACGGTCGAGGCGAACCATGTGATCGTGGAGAACTACCGGGTCACCCGGCCCAAGGCGCCCGGCATCGAGATCACCGGCGACGACATCACCATACGGAACAACACCGTCACCAGCCCGCACGGCGGCGACGGTGACGGGATGCGCTTCTTCGGAGACGACCTGAGGATCCAGCACAACACCGTCCGAGGCGCCTCCAACCGCTACGGTCACGCCGACTGCATGCAGACCTTCGCCAGCGACACCCCGCCCAGTCGGCATGTGCTGATCGAGGGGAACCGCTGCGAGCACATCGACAACATGTGCGTGATGGCCGAGGGGCCCAATGACGGGGAGGGTGACGGTCACGGCCACACCTTCGGCTTCACGATCCGCGGCAACTACTGCGAGACCCTGAGGGCGTCCCAGGCCCTGATGTTCGAGGACGTGCAGCACGTCACCATCGTCGGCAACACCTTCGCCGCCCCCACCGACCACGCCATCGGCCTGGCCATCCACTCCATGAGCGCCCACGTCTGCGGCAACAGGACCAACCCCCGCGTCCGTTACGAGGTCGGCATCGACGCCTCCTCCCGGCCCGGCTACCGCGGCCCGAAGCCGGGCGGCCCTCCCTGATCGCTCCCGGCCCGGACCGGCGTCAGTGCGATCCGGCCCTGCGCAGGCGCGAGGTCCTGTGATCCTTCGCTCGACCAACCGGCCGGTTTGGGCTCCTCGCCGAAGACCCAGGGCGCCAGGCGAAGCGGACCGCTCCGACGTCGAGGTGGCCAGGCCGGGAGTGTGCCAGGGGGCGATCCTGCCAGGCGCCCACCGGGAGCCGAATCGGGCTTTGGACCTACGACAGGAGACCGGAGCTTCGGTTGTTCGGCCGAAGCCGCTGTCTGGTGGGGGCCGAGCAAGGTGGACACAGGAAACCGGTCGGGGCCGCTGAGCGTCATCTGAGTGAGAGAGCGACCCAATCGGCGAAGAAGCTCGGGGGACGCGGCGATGACTTCCTGGCGCGAGCCGCTGTGGCCGTGGCTGCGCGTGCTGATCTTCCTGGCGGCGGCGGGCGGGATCGCCGCCTGTGCGTTATGGGCGGCCGGGCGGTACGACGACGTCATGGCCTTCCGGCAGGCGTCCGTCTGCCACGGCACGGCCCACCACGGCTGTCTGGTGCAGGCGTCGGGCACGGTAGTCGACCGGCGCACCAGTGAGTCCTGCACCACCGACAGCAACGGCGTCGAGCACTGCACCACCAGCTACGAGCTTCGGGTGCGCCGCCCGGATCGCACGCAGTGGCTCGGCGTCGACGCGGGCACGTACGACGATGCGCACCGGGGCGACCCCGCGGAACTGCGGATCTGGCACGGTGCGGTCGTGCGCATGACGGTGGACGGCCACACCGAGACCTACTCTCCGCCCTCCTCGGACTCGATGGCCTGGCGGCTGAGCGGGGCCTGGCTGTTCCTGGGCCTGGGGTCTTGGGCGGTCGTGAGCGGGCGGCCCTCGGAACTGATCGCGTTCCCGAACTTCGGATGGCTGTGGCTGACCATCCCGTTCGTCATGGTGGTCCATGGCGTCCTGCTCGGCGACGTCCCGGAGCTGGCCTGGGCCGGGCTGATGGGCGCCTTCGGCGTCGCGTGGATGGTCTTCGCCTGGCGGATGTGACCGGCGGACACGGAACGTGGAACAGCGTGCCGCCGGCCACGCCCGCCTGTGAGGTGGCCTGATCAGAAGTCGACGATCTCGGTGTCGTCGATGCGGGCCACGGATTCCTGCCGGAAGCGCTTGTCGTAGGCGGCGCGGATCTTCTCGATCTTGCCGCTGTCGGCGGTGGCGGGCACCCGGCCCGCGCCTCGGCGACCGGCAGGTCAGGCCGGCCGGGAAGCGCGGGGTGACGAACTCGTCGACGAAAGCGTGGAACTGTCTGCCGGTCACCGGAGGGCCGCCGTCCGGCTTGGGCGTTCCGAACAGAAGCTCGGTCTGCGTCGGCCCCGCCGGACTCCAGCTCGGGTGTCAGCTTCAGGCGGTAGGGCACACCTACCGGATCCTGGAGGCCGGCTCGGCCCCCGGCACCCCACCCTCATCTCGATCAACAAGGTGTACAACGGAACGTCCGATCTGGAGCTCAACCTGCGGATGGACGGGAACTCCCTGTTGTCACCGGATCCCGAGTTGTTGTTCAGCCGCTACAGCAAGCGTTACTTCCCGACCGCCGACGACGGCACCTTCACCGTCACCGATCAGCACGGCGGCCGGCACCGCGCCCGCACCCGGTCGTCGTGTCAGGCGTTGACCGTGCTGCGGTCGATGATCTCCTGACCGGCCGGCAGTGCCTGGACCAGTTCGGGGGTGGTCGGCCCCCCATGCTTTCGGCGGCGGTGGTGGTGGTCACGACCAGCGGGATGCCCAGCACGGTCGCCGCCCGCGCCAGTGCCACCACGTTGTGCTTCAGCTCGCCGACGGGATGTGCCGGACGCCGGACAGGAGGCCAACCTGCTGATCCACGAGCACCACGACGGCGTTCTCCCGGGTGACCGGCTCCAGCAACGCGCTGCGCTCGCTCATCTTTCACTCCTTCGAGGTCGAGTCACCGCCCTCGCCGAGCAGGGCTTCGACGACATCCAGCCCCGCGCCGGTGCCGTCCTGGCCTGCCTGCGCCCCGGCGGCATCCGGGCCAGCGAACTCGCCCGCGCCTCGGGACAGCACAAGCAGGTCATCGGCTCCCTCATCGACGGCCTCGAACGTCTCGGCTACGTCGGACGCACACCCGACCCCGCGGACCGCCGTGCCAAACTGATCTGCCCCACCGAACGCGGCCTCCTCCAGATGCAGGCCGCCGCCTCCATCATGCGCGCGATCGAGGAGCGCCACGCGAGGGCACTGGGCGATCAGGAGTACGCCGCCTTCAAGACGGCTCTGCGCCGAGTGGCCGACCTCCAGTGCGAGGCCATCGCCACAGGCCCCGCACCGTCGCGCGGCCAGGGCAGCTGAAGCGAACGCGACGATCGTATCCCCGGAAACGGATGGTGATCCGGCCCTGGGGGGTGGCTCACCCGCTCGGATGCGCTCGGCGCGACAGCGGTCGCGAGGGTGTGCATGGTGAGTTCATGATCACTACACCTCACCCCAAGAAGACCGTTTCCCGGATGCCGCGAGTTTTCGCGGTGAGTGCCGCCCTGGGCATCGCTTGTGCGGCGGGGGTGGCGACTGCCACATCCGCCGTGGCCGCGACGCCCGTCACGCACGTCGCCACAAAGGCCGCCCCGGCCTACGGCGGTGGCGGAGGAGGGGAGGAAAACAAGTGCGGCAACGGCCTCCTCGACCTCCTCAACTTCTGTAACTGATGTGCAACTGACGGACAACCGGCGGTAGTTCCTGTCCGCCGACCGCACAACCGCACAACCGCACATGGAAGAAGTCCACCCACCCCCGGGGCGGTCAGGAGCAGGGGCACGATCCCTGTCCCTGACCGCCCTGCCGACCACAACCGACGATTCCGTGCCGCCGGCGCGGAGCCCGCTGAGGTCGGCGGCGAAAGCGAATGCCGGGCTCTGTTCGACCGCGTGCCCCTCCCGGCAGACAGCCGAGCGGGACCTCGTTCAGGCGGAGCCGAGCTGACCGCGGGCGGCGCCCCGGTCGTCGCGGAGTGGGCCGGCGGGACGGTCCGGGGCGCGGTCGGCGCTCGGGCCGGTGAGGTGCGGGAATCGCCGGGCGGCCAGCAGGAAGCCGAGGGCGGTGAGCACGAACGGCCACGTGAACGCGTGGCCGCCGGACGGGGCGAGGAGAGCGGCGACGGCCGGCGTGAGGGCGGTCGCCGTCGCGGCACCGAGCAGCGCGTACAGCAGTGTCGCCCGGGTGACCGCCAGGAACACCCCGCACAGTGCCAATGCGACGAGCACGGCGTTGTAGCCCATCGTGCCGTCGGCGATCCGTGCGGCCGGTGCCCCGAGCGCCCAGGCCGTCAGGATGCCCGTCGCGCTGCCGCAACAGGCCACCCAACCCGCTGCCCGGCTCGCCAGGAAGAGGCCCGCGAGCAGCAGAGCCCCCGCGTACCACTGATCCATGAAGAAGACCTGGGACAGATTGCGCAAGAACGCTCCTGCCACGTCGAAGGGTCTCAGGCCGGTAGGTCCGGATGCCGCGTGGGGCAGCGCGGCGACGCTCCCGCCATGGGCCCAGATCCGTTGGAAGGCGGGCGCGGCCACGGTGACGGCGCCCGCCAGCAGGCAGTAGGGCAGGGTCAGCGTCGGCATGTCCCAGACGTGCAGCAGCTGGGCGACGGCCGCCGTGACGACGGTGACCACGAGGCAGGCCGCGGCGGCGAGCAGTGCCGTGGCCGGCCTCCGCGCATCGAGGAACACGGCGAAGCACAGCGCGATCAGACAGGAGTTGAAGCCTTCCAGTCCCGCCCGCACCCGGTCGGGGGCCACGCCCAGCAGACATGCGGCACCGGTGCCGAGGGCGGCGCCGCCCACACCGTAGGCGCCGTAGCGCCAGTCAGCGGTGAACAGCGCGAGGCCGAAGACAGCGCCCGACCAGGCGCTGTCCAGGAACATGACCTGGGCGAGGCCGCGCAGCACCCGCAGCCCGAACTCCAGACCGCGTCTCGGCTCCCCCCGACGGGGCCGAGCCGGCAATCGCCCGTCCCACCCTTTCCCGGACACATCTCCGCAGGCGTGCACATTCATCCGCATACGGCGCCGCATACCCAAGCCCCCCAAGGCCATCTTTTCCGCTTCGCGGCATCATATTTCCACAATGCGACATTGCACCACTGTGGAGGCAGGCGCACCGAAGCAGGGAGGCGTGGAGGCAAAGGGCCCCTCTCGCATGGCAGGCTCTACGGCGGTGACTCTCGCCCGTGCCGCATCGCCAGGAGGCTCCGCATGTTGTCGCTCGATCTCCACCCGATCTTCCGCAACAACCGCGACATCGAGCTGGCGCTGCGTCAGTTCCTCTTCAGGGCGAACCACTCGGGCGAGCGGGTCGTGGAGATCATTCCGGGCAAGGGTTCCGGGCGGCTGAAGGCCCGCGTTCTGGCGTTCCTGGACCAGAAGCACATCAGGAGGCTGTACGTCCGGCGTGAGGTCGACGCGGGCAACACCGGACGCATTCTCATCTACTTCCAGTGATCAGGAGCAGGTGTCGTACCTGATGAGAGAGCTGTTCCGGCACTGAAGAGCACTTCGCCCCGCCGGATGACCGGCGGGGCGAAGTGCTGCGGAGCCGTGAGCGAGGGGCGGTGGCCGTTGGTGTCGGCTCAGGCCTGCCGCGTGGGACTCATGTGCTGCTTACTTGGTGAAGGCCGCGACACCGTTCGGGGTACCCAGGCCCGTCGGACCGTCGTAACCCTTGCCCGCCTTGCACAGGTAATTGCTGCAGGACCCGTTGGAGCCCTCGGTGACGTCGTTCAGCTTGTCCGGGTGGGCGTAGGGGTACGAGGCCGGAACGTCACCGGCGCCCGGGGTGCCCGCGAGGGCGTAGACACCGGCGATGAACGGCGAGGAGGCACTGGTGCCGCCGTACACGTTCCAGCCGCTTGCCTGGTAGGTGTCGTAGACGGCGAGCCCGGTGGCCGGGTCGGCGACGGCCGCGACGTCGGCGACGCTGCGCTTGCCGCAGTCGGTGTCCTTCTGCCAGGACGGCTTGGCGTCGTACTGGGAGCAACCCGAGCCCGCTCCCTCGCCACCGGCGGACGTGCCCCAGACGGACTCGGAGTAGCCGCGGGTGCTGTTGTCCTTCTTGAGCGAGGTGCCCCCGACGGCGGTCACGTACTGGGAGGCGGCCGGGTACTCGACGCCGTATCCGCTGTCGCCGGAGCTGACGGTGATGGCGACGCCGGGGTGCTTGAAGTACTTGTCGTCCGCCTGGGTGTCGGCGGCCTCCTCGCCGCCGCCGTAGCTGTTGGAGACGTACTTGGCGCCCTGCTTGACGGCCTGGTTCACGGCCGCACCGAGGTCGTCCATGTTCGCGGACTTGGCCTCGACGAGCAGGATGTGGCACTGCGGGCAGGCCGCGCTGACCATGTCCACGTCGAGGGAGATCTCCCCGGCCCAACCGGCGTCGGGCGCCGGGTAGTTCGAGCCGCCGTCCTGGTCGATCTTCTTGAAGCAGCCGTTGCCGGTGCTGCACTCCGGCAGGCCGTACTGGGACCGGTAGGCCGCCAGGTCCTTCTCGGCGTTCGGGTCGTCGTTCGCGTCGACGATCGCGACGGTGGCGCCCTTGCCGCCGTCCTTGGGGAGGTTGTACGCGGTCTGCAGGTCGGCCGGTCCGAAGCCCTTGGGGGTGTCGTGCCGGCCGAGGGACTTCTGCGGCGCGAGGTCGGTGCGGACCTCTGCCTGGCAGGCCATGTAACCGGGCTTGCTCGGCTGGGAACAGAGCCGGTGCGTCTGCACCGTCGAGGCCGTGGATGCTGCGGGGGCCGTCGTCGCGAAGGCCGACGACTGAGTGGCGATGGCCACACCGCCGGTGATCAGAGCCGCTGCAGACAGGAGTGCGGGCGCGCCGCGACGTATGGAGTTCCTTCTGCGATGAGAATGCAATGAACTGCCCTCCGTGGGGGGATGGGTGGTTCCACGACGGCGGCCGGGCAGCGATGTCACGTACATGACAAGCGCTTTCCGTTGGGGGTAGCCGTGCGGAACCTGCTTCCGGGCATACTGCTGGTTGCTGCCACCACGGTCAGTGGTGGCTATGGATGAGGCTATTGACTGTTTGCCGAAGAGAACAGAGGCAGTTGGAAAAACTTTGCCTCCAACTTCTCAGTGCGGGCATATACCTTGTGCAGCCATGGAGCTGGAAGATGGAACCATCAACGAACTCATGTCGCTGGGGCTGCCCCGGTACGAGGCACGGGTCTACCTGTCACTCATCAGGCGTGGTTCCTACACGGCGGCCGAGGTGGCACGGAAAGCCGACGTGCCGCGCCAGCGCGTGTACGACGTGCTGGACGCGCTCGTACGGCGGCAGTTGGTCACCGCCCACCCCGGACGGGTGGCCACATACTCCGCCGTCACGCCCGAGTTGGCCCTCGCCCGGCTGATGACCGTGCAACGGGAGTCCGTCGACCGGCTGGAGCGGGTCTCGCAGGAGCTGGCCGGTGTCCTGCAGCCGCTCTGGTCCCAGGGGCGGGAACACACCGATCCGCTGGACTACATCGAGATCCTGCGCGACCCCAAAGCGATCTCCGAGCGCTTCGCCGACATCCAGCGGCAGGCGCGACATGAGCTGCTCACCTTCTGCAAGCCGCCGTTCGTCGCCCCCGCCGAGAACACGGAGGGCCTGGCGGTGGTCCACCGACTCCACCGTGCGGGCGGCACCGTCCGGGCGCTCTACCTCGACGACGCCCTGGACGACCCCGAGACGGTCGAGCACGTACGGCGTTTCGCCGCCGCGGGGGAGGAGGCCCGCTTCGCCCCCGAACTGCCCCTGAAACTCGTCATCGCCGACGCCTCCCTCGTCCTGTGCGACATGCCCGACCCGGTGGCCGGCGCGGGCACGACCACCACCCTCTTCATCGAGCATCCGGCCCTCGCAGGCTGCCTGCGGCTGGCCTTCCACACCGTCTGGAGGGACGCTGCGCCGGCTCCGGAGTCCAGCGTGGCGCCGTAATCCTCGGCGTGTCCTGGGCGCCGAGGTCCCCCGTCGGTCCCGTCAGCCCCGCCCGTGTCGGCTCGGGGCGGCCTCAGCGGGGCCCCCGAGGAGATGGTCGGCCATTTCCTGGTGGCTCGGGGGAGGGGGCAGGGTGACGGAGTGGCCGGGGCGCAGCCCGTCGAGGAAGACGCCGAGGTGACGTGCCGTCAGTGCAGCGGCCTGCTGGGGAGGAAGGTGGGGGAGGGGGCGGCACAGCAGCGCGGCGGTGGTGATCAGGTCCACTGCGGTCACGTCCGCACGGATCACGTGGTGCCGGCGCCCCTGCTCGAGGACCTCTTCCAAGGCGGCGGCGATGTCCCGTTGCAGCTCGCGTGCCTCCAGGGCGTCGGTCTGGGGGCCGCCGATCAGGGGCAGGACCAGCATGTCCCGGCTGTCGACCACGCTCTGCAGGAATGCCTGGACGGCAGCGGGAGGATCCGTCCGCGCTGACGTCGCCGCCGCCCGGGCGGCTTCCAGCACGATGCAGAATCCGTCGACGACGACCTGCGCGATGAGCGCCTCGCGGTTGGGGAAGCGCCGGTAGAGAGTGGCGATGTTCACGCCTGCGCGACGGGCGATCTCTTCCAGCGGAACGGCGGTCCCCGCCTCCAGAAAGGCGCTGCGGGCGGCACTCAGGATCTGGGCGCGGTTGCGAGCCGCGTCGGTACGCAATCGCGCTGCCGCGCGCCCTTGGGCCGGTCGGGCGGTCACTGGTTCACCCCTGCTGTCGTCGTGTCCTGCCAGCCGAGAGACTACGACACCCCTGTAAGTGAAGGAAAGCCTGCGGTTAGTGTTAGCCTCGCCGTGTCGCCACAGCGGAGCCGTGGCGCTCGCTGCCACAGTCACGCCTGCGCGGTGCAGGTCAGCCCCGCGTACGCGCTGCACGTCAGCCACGCCTACGCGGTGCACCTCGGCACCCAGCGGATGCCGGCGCGCGGCGCGGCGCACCACCAGTGGAAAGGAACACATCCGATGACCGCAGGGCACTGCTCGCGATTCACAGGCAAAGTCGCCGTCGTCACCGGCGGTAGCCGGGGTATCGGGGCGGCGGTCGCGACGCGGCTGGCCGCCGAGGGGGCCTCCGTCGTGATCGGCTACCGGGGCAACGAGCAGGCGGCACAGGCAGTCGTCACCGCGCTCAGCGCCGAGGGCGCCCGCGTCGTCGCACTGTGCGCCGACGTCGCCGAACCCCACCAGACCAGGGCCCTGTTCGAGCGAACCATGGACCAGTTCGGCCGACTTGACGTCCTGGCCTCGTGCGCGGGCGTCGAGCACTTCGACGCGCTGGAGAACATCTCTCCGGCCGACTTCGACCGTGTCTTCGCCGTCAACACCCGCGGTCAGCTGTTCGCCGCCCAGTACGCGGCCGCCCACATGGGCGCCGGCGGCAGGATCGTGCTCACCTCGTCCGTCAGCGCCTCCCGCGCGGTCTTCGGCCACACTCTGTACGCCGCGTCCAAGGCGGCCGTGGAGGCGATGGTCCTCAACCTGTCCGCCGAACTCGGACAGCGTGGCATCACCATGAACGCCATCGCCCCGGGCGGCACCGCGACCGACATGGCTGCCGAACACGCCCCCGGCTACCAGCACCCCGCACTCCGCGGCACCATGCCCCTGTCCCGGTGGCTCGAGGTCCACGGTGCGCTCGGCCGCCTCGCCGAGCCTCGGGAAGTCGCCGCCGGATACGCCTTCCTCGCCTCCGACGACGCCGCCTATCTCACCGGCCGCACCCTCCCCCTCGACGGCGGCTTCTTCTAGACCGTCCCGAGCATCCGAAGCCTCCCCGTGCCCTGCTGCGCAGACCAGCATCCGCCGGCCCCGGCCCGCGCCGGTTTCCGCGACCACCCACGCGACCACCACGCGACCCCCCACGCAATCACCCGGTCGACCCAGTCGACCTCGACAAGAAGAGACCATGCCCTCCTCGAACTCCCCGGCAGCCGTCGAGCCCAGCCGGCCGCGCCACCGCGCGGCCCACGCCGACCGGCAGCCCCACCACCTGGACGACACCGAGCACGGGATACCCGCCCCGGTCCTCGCCTCCGGTGCCCCACCCCGCAAAGCGATCCTCGTCCCGGTGATCACCTCGCTGCTCGTCGGCGCCGCGTTCATAGCCGTGTTCCTCGCGGCGTTCCACGCGCCGACCTCCCACGGGCTGCCCCTGGGCGTAGCCGCGTCCGACAGCGCCGCAGCCCGCGTCGAACTGGAGATCAACGACCTCGACCGCCAGGCCATGACCTTCCACCGCTACCCCACGGCAGCGGCCGCCCGTACCGCGATCAGACATGACGAGGTCCCCGCCGCCCTCGTCACCGATGCACGCCAGCACCTGAAGCTGCTGGTGGCCGGCGCCCAGGGACCCTCCGCCACCGGCTCGGTCCAGGCCGCACTGACCGCCGCGCTCGGCCACCCGATCCCCGTGGCCGATGTCGTACCGCTGGCCCCCGAAGACTCCCGCGGACTGTCGATCTTCTACTCCTGCTTCGGAGTCGTCCTGGCCGGCTACCTGTTCGCCGTGTCCTCGTACCAGATCGCCCCCCGCATGGCCCTCACGGCACGCATGGCCAGCATGGCCGCCTTCTCCGCCGCCTCCGGCGTGACCGTGGCCGCGATCGCCTGCCTCGGCCTCGACGCGATCCCCGCCCCCTTCGC from Streptomyces roseochromogenus subsp. oscitans DS 12.976 encodes the following:
- a CDS encoding S53 family peptidase, with the protein product MAIATQSSAFATTAPAASTASTVQTHRLCSQPSKPGYMACQAEVRTDLAPQKSLGRHDTPKGFGPADLQTAYNLPKDGGKGATVAIVDANDDPNAEKDLAAYRSQYGLPECSTGNGCFKKIDQDGGSNYPAPDAGWAGEISLDVDMVSAACPQCHILLVEAKSANMDDLGAAVNQAVKQGAKYVSNSYGGGEEAADTQADDKYFKHPGVAITVSSGDSGYGVEYPAASQYVTAVGGTSLKKDNSTRGYSESVWGTSAGGEGAGSGCSQYDAKPSWQKDTDCGKRSVADVAAVADPATGLAVYDTYQASGWNVYGGTSASSPFIAGVYALAGTPGAGDVPASYPYAHPDKLNDVTEGSNGSCSNYLCKAGKGYDGPTGLGTPNGVAAFTK
- a CDS encoding TrmB family transcriptional regulator, yielding MELEDGTINELMSLGLPRYEARVYLSLIRRGSYTAAEVARKADVPRQRVYDVLDALVRRQLVTAHPGRVATYSAVTPELALARLMTVQRESVDRLERVSQELAGVLQPLWSQGREHTDPLDYIEILRDPKAISERFADIQRQARHELLTFCKPPFVAPAENTEGLAVVHRLHRAGGTVRALYLDDALDDPETVEHVRRFAAAGEEARFAPELPLKLVIADASLVLCDMPDPVAGAGTTTTLFIEHPALAGCLRLAFHTVWRDAAPAPESSVAP
- a CDS encoding TetR/AcrR family transcriptional regulator; the protein is MTARPAQGRAAARLRTDAARNRAQILSAARSAFLEAGTAVPLEEIARRAGVNIATLYRRFPNREALIAQVVVDGFCIVLEAARAAATSARTDPPAAVQAFLQSVVDSRDMLVLPLIGGPQTDALEARELQRDIAAALEEVLEQGRRHHVIRADVTAVDLITTAALLCRPLPHLPPQQAAALTARHLGVFLDGLRPGHSVTLPPPPSHQEMADHLLGGPAEAAPSRHGRG
- a CDS encoding SDR family NAD(P)-dependent oxidoreductase, with amino-acid sequence MQVSPAYALHVSHAYAVHLGTQRMPARGAAHHQWKGTHPMTAGHCSRFTGKVAVVTGGSRGIGAAVATRLAAEGASVVIGYRGNEQAAQAVVTALSAEGARVVALCADVAEPHQTRALFERTMDQFGRLDVLASCAGVEHFDALENISPADFDRVFAVNTRGQLFAAQYAAAHMGAGGRIVLTSSVSASRAVFGHTLYAASKAAVEAMVLNLSAELGQRGITMNAIAPGGTATDMAAEHAPGYQHPALRGTMPLSRWLEVHGALGRLAEPREVAAGYAFLASDDAAYLTGRTLPLDGGFF